A single window of Leclercia adecarboxylata DNA harbors:
- the bcsA gene encoding UDP-forming cellulose synthase catalytic subunit codes for MKKALFYLLLLVLAPIAVLIIITPMDSQKQYIFGLITIGVLFLLGFSKHHRISIIMMVVAVLMSTRYIWFRATQTLHFNSEIETILGIGLFLAELYIWVIIILSYLQNLFPLQRKIVPLPDDMAQWPTVDIYIPSYNESLEVVRDTVLAAQCLDYPADKLKIYLLDDGKRSEFAVFAANVGVGYITRNDNSHAKAGNLNHAMKLTKGELICVFDCDHVATRIFLQATVGAFLIDPKLALMQTPHYFYSPDPFERNLSAGRDIPNEGQLFYGQIQRGNDNWNATFFCGSCAVIRRSALEEIGGFAVETVTEDAHTALKMQRLGWKSAYLDIPLAAGLATERLVVHVIQRTRWARGMTQILRVDNPLFGRGLKWQQRLCYLNAMLSFQFALPRVAFLTAPLAYLLFNLNIIHSSASLIFAYMLPHLFLCIYVNSRVNGRFRYSFWGEIYDLVLAFHLVLPTVITLIFPKRGKFNVTDKGALLDVGYFDFSIVRPHLIIALLLAAGVIAGIVRAVAYDYFSVDPMVIALNVGWGLYSLIFLLAAIAVARETRQTRKTIRIDANVPVVIHYASGISSRSHTLDLSMGGCRIAVVDDRHLTDEIEEIELQLQSGAISIPVSVIAHDEQYIRLMFAEIPLDRRRELVRVVLARADAWINPPKQQDNPFRSLLIIIRSVFDLFWLTWKDRRDKRRRSHEDARRRNKANEDTAV; via the coding sequence ATGAAAAAGGCGCTGTTTTATCTACTGCTATTGGTCTTAGCACCCATCGCCGTATTAATTATTATCACCCCAATGGATAGCCAGAAGCAGTATATCTTCGGTCTAATCACTATCGGGGTACTATTCCTGCTGGGCTTTAGTAAACATCATCGTATATCGATAATCATGATGGTGGTGGCGGTATTAATGTCCACCCGATATATCTGGTTCCGCGCCACGCAGACGCTGCACTTTAATTCCGAAATAGAAACCATACTGGGCATCGGGTTATTTCTTGCCGAGCTCTACATCTGGGTAATTATTATTTTAAGTTACCTGCAAAACCTGTTTCCTCTCCAGCGCAAGATTGTGCCGCTACCCGATGATATGGCGCAGTGGCCGACGGTGGATATCTATATTCCGTCATACAACGAAAGCCTGGAGGTGGTGCGCGATACCGTACTGGCGGCGCAGTGTCTCGATTACCCGGCAGACAAGCTCAAGATCTATCTACTGGATGACGGTAAACGCAGCGAGTTTGCGGTGTTTGCCGCCAACGTCGGGGTAGGGTACATCACGCGTAACGATAACTCCCACGCCAAAGCCGGTAACCTCAACCACGCCATGAAGCTCACAAAAGGCGAGCTGATCTGCGTCTTTGACTGCGACCACGTGGCGACGCGTATCTTCCTGCAGGCGACGGTCGGGGCCTTCCTGATCGATCCTAAACTGGCGCTGATGCAGACCCCGCACTACTTCTACTCGCCGGATCCGTTCGAGCGTAACCTTTCCGCAGGCCGCGATATCCCTAATGAAGGCCAGCTGTTCTACGGGCAGATCCAGCGCGGTAATGATAACTGGAATGCCACCTTCTTCTGCGGCTCCTGCGCGGTGATCCGTCGCAGCGCGTTAGAGGAGATTGGCGGCTTTGCGGTGGAGACCGTGACCGAAGATGCCCACACCGCGCTGAAGATGCAGCGTCTGGGCTGGAAGTCGGCCTATCTCGATATCCCCCTGGCGGCAGGGCTGGCGACCGAGCGTCTGGTGGTGCACGTCATTCAGCGTACCCGCTGGGCGCGCGGCATGACGCAGATCCTGCGTGTCGATAACCCCCTGTTTGGCCGCGGCCTGAAGTGGCAGCAGCGTCTTTGCTATCTGAACGCCATGCTGTCGTTCCAGTTTGCTCTGCCGCGCGTGGCGTTCCTCACCGCCCCGCTGGCTTACCTGCTGTTTAACCTGAACATTATCCACTCCTCGGCGAGCCTGATTTTCGCCTACATGTTGCCGCACCTGTTCCTCTGTATTTATGTGAACTCGCGGGTCAACGGGCGTTTCCGCTACAGCTTCTGGGGGGAGATCTACGACCTGGTGCTGGCCTTCCATCTGGTGTTGCCGACGGTGATTACCCTCATCTTCCCGAAGCGCGGCAAGTTCAACGTGACGGATAAAGGCGCCCTGCTGGATGTGGGCTACTTCGATTTCAGTATTGTCCGCCCGCACCTGATCATTGCGCTCCTGCTGGCGGCAGGAGTCATTGCCGGGATTGTGCGCGCCGTCGCCTACGACTACTTCAGCGTGGATCCGATGGTTATCGCTCTCAACGTCGGCTGGGGCCTTTACAGCCTGATCTTCCTGCTGGCGGCCATTGCCGTGGCGCGGGAAACCCGCCAGACGCGTAAAACTATCCGTATCGATGCCAACGTGCCGGTGGTGATCCACTACGCCAGCGGGATCTCCTCGCGTAGCCATACCCTGGATCTCTCCATGGGCGGCTGCCGTATTGCGGTCGTGGACGATCGTCACCTGACCGATGAAATCGAAGAGATTGAGCTGCAGCTGCAGTCCGGGGCCATCAGTATTCCGGTCAGCGTGATTGCGCACGATGAGCAGTATATTCGCCTGATGTTTGCCGAAATCCCGCTGGATCGCCGCCGCGAACTGGTGCGGGTGGTACTGGCGCGCGCCGATGCGTGGATCAACCCGCCAAAACAGCAGGACAACCCGTTCCGCTCGTTGTTGATCATTATTCGCAGCGTATTCGATCTGTTCTGGCTGACCTGGAAAGACCGTCGTGATAAGCGTCGTCGCAGTCATGAGGACGCTCGCCGCAGGAATAAAGCCAACGAGGATACCGCTGTATGA
- the bcsQ gene encoding cellulose biosynthesis protein BcsQ codes for MPLVCICSPKGGVGKTTVTANLAYALARSGNKVLAIDFDVQNALRLHFGVPLSDGRGYVARANESADWSQSVLTAGSNMFVLPYGEVTEEQRLIFEHNLTSDSNFLARGLSSLLNYPGLIILADFPPGPNPALKAISPLADLHLVTLLADTASLSLLPHIENHRLTGGEPPENKAGYYFLVNQSDNRRHISRDVTAFLQQRLGDRLLGVINRDESVPEANASQQSILDFSATSAAAFDIELVSKRIAGILGIQVGDGAVHASLRTSSF; via the coding sequence ATGCCGTTAGTGTGTATTTGCTCGCCAAAAGGCGGAGTAGGGAAAACCACGGTCACGGCCAACCTCGCTTATGCTCTGGCACGTTCCGGCAATAAAGTTCTGGCCATTGACTTCGATGTACAGAACGCGCTGCGTCTGCATTTTGGCGTGCCCTTGTCTGACGGGCGCGGCTACGTTGCGCGTGCCAATGAGTCGGCAGACTGGAGCCAGTCGGTGCTGACGGCGGGCAGCAATATGTTCGTCCTGCCCTATGGCGAAGTGACGGAAGAACAGCGCCTGATCTTTGAGCATAATCTGACCAGCGACAGCAACTTCCTGGCGCGAGGCTTAAGCTCCCTGCTGAACTACCCGGGGCTGATCATCCTGGCCGATTTCCCTCCAGGGCCGAACCCGGCGCTGAAGGCGATCTCTCCGCTGGCCGATCTGCATCTGGTGACCCTGCTGGCCGACACCGCATCACTGTCTCTGCTGCCCCACATCGAAAATCACCGGCTGACCGGCGGCGAACCGCCAGAGAACAAGGCCGGATACTATTTCCTGGTTAACCAGAGTGACAACCGGCGCCATATCAGCCGTGACGTCACCGCCTTCTTACAGCAACGCCTCGGTGACCGCCTGCTTGGTGTGATCAACCGGGATGAAAGCGTGCCTGAGGCCAATGCCTCACAGCAATCGATACTGGATTTCAGCGCCACCTCGGCGGCTGCGTTTGATATCGAGCTGGTGAGTAAGCGTATCGCGGGTATTTTGGGTATCCAGGTCGGTGACGGCGCCGTGCACGCCAGCCTGAGAACCTCCAGTTTCTGA
- the bcsO gene encoding cellulose biosynthesis protein BcsO, with protein sequence MKNYDDLQRFKDKTRTGDIHFKDLSAQNKQASSSSWAIINQLAGVDSDAVLAKAGSVAVPVPQAVKPGELDAAFASLTKTPVAEPAGSAPSILQSITSGSADKEAQTQLHPASPSLFDQLRPEAAPRAVVKETPVAAAPSAFHSAPALAPVPASVPVPAAAVNTPKPAEPVRFEQLFATKTSGRASHPVKDLPLQPLLEKIASCR encoded by the coding sequence ATGAAAAATTATGATGATTTGCAGCGTTTTAAGGATAAAACGCGCACCGGTGACATCCACTTTAAGGACCTGTCAGCGCAAAACAAACAGGCCTCAAGCAGCAGCTGGGCGATTATCAACCAGCTGGCGGGTGTGGACAGTGACGCAGTGCTGGCTAAGGCTGGCAGCGTTGCGGTGCCCGTGCCGCAGGCCGTTAAGCCCGGCGAACTGGATGCTGCTTTTGCCAGCCTGACGAAGACGCCCGTGGCGGAGCCTGCCGGTTCAGCCCCGTCTATCCTGCAGAGCATAACCAGCGGCAGCGCAGATAAGGAGGCGCAGACGCAGCTTCATCCGGCGTCACCCTCTTTGTTCGATCAGCTGCGCCCTGAGGCGGCCCCCCGCGCGGTCGTGAAAGAGACGCCTGTTGCGGCGGCGCCATCCGCATTCCATTCAGCACCCGCGCTGGCGCCGGTACCTGCATCTGTACCCGTACCTGCTGCGGCAGTGAACACGCCGAAACCGGCGGAGCCGGTGCGCTTTGAGCAACTGTTCGCGACTAAAACGTCCGGGCGTGCCAGCCATCCGGTGAAAGATCTTCCGTTACAACCGCTCCTGGAGAAAATCGCTTCATGCCGTTAG
- a CDS encoding DNA repair protein, with protein MSTPIKRLEIIKNAIELEDDDIIESQLARLKSEAFDEELRAIVVALEQKNYTGAMAAITHWLQSQRAVTTWRDPQLAASKLELKALEERLRDLIDRRNARVQQLDEFNDIYLTRLGPLMSQILALRKTLAELNLRRQQAEARRREADYRRCQQYVAQAVEVLTTLTRHWRDLPADSVQAAAARKHLQQQSNLIANLLAEAQELETGLTREEEPARQARDEANDEYEKYREQQHEAEIRLRKGKDLSEEDQNELKRLWRQASKLCHPDLVADELKEEANAMMVQLNQAKQRGDVKAIRSLVARLHQGLEPLMASDRLNDLTRIRKKMAQVREQIDTLLSELAELEKEESWLLVSSLSNMEAYFAQQEKALHEVRASLEHQVSEAQLDDVA; from the coding sequence ATGAGCACACCGATCAAACGGCTGGAAATCATTAAAAATGCCATTGAACTGGAAGATGACGACATCATCGAGAGTCAGCTGGCACGGTTGAAAAGCGAAGCCTTTGACGAGGAGCTGCGGGCGATCGTCGTGGCGCTTGAGCAGAAAAACTACACCGGGGCGATGGCGGCCATTACCCACTGGCTGCAAAGCCAGCGTGCCGTGACAACGTGGCGCGATCCGCAGCTGGCCGCCAGCAAGCTGGAGCTGAAAGCGCTGGAAGAACGCCTGCGCGATCTGATCGACAGGCGTAACGCCCGCGTTCAGCAGCTGGATGAATTTAACGATATCTACCTCACCCGTCTCGGCCCGCTGATGAGCCAGATCCTCGCCCTGCGCAAAACCCTGGCGGAGCTTAATCTGCGCCGCCAGCAGGCGGAGGCGCGCCGCCGGGAGGCGGATTATCGCCGCTGCCAGCAGTACGTTGCTCAGGCGGTGGAGGTGCTGACCACGCTGACCCGACACTGGCGCGATCTGCCCGCCGACTCGGTGCAGGCCGCCGCGGCGCGTAAGCATCTGCAACAGCAAAGCAACCTCATCGCCAACCTGCTGGCCGAAGCCCAGGAGCTGGAAACAGGCTTAACCCGCGAAGAGGAGCCCGCCCGTCAGGCGCGGGACGAAGCCAATGACGAGTATGAAAAATACCGCGAGCAGCAGCATGAAGCGGAGATCCGCCTGCGCAAGGGCAAGGATCTGTCGGAAGAGGATCAGAATGAGCTAAAACGGCTCTGGCGCCAGGCGAGCAAGCTCTGTCACCCGGATCTGGTGGCGGACGAGCTGAAGGAAGAGGCGAACGCCATGATGGTGCAGCTGAACCAGGCGAAGCAGCGTGGCGATGTAAAAGCGATCCGCTCTCTGGTAGCCCGTCTGCATCAGGGGCTGGAGCCGCTGATGGCCAGCGACAGACTGAACGACCTGACGCGTATCCGCAAAAAGATGGCCCAGGTCCGGGAGCAGATCGACACCCTGTTGAGCGAGCTGGCGGAGCTGGAAAAAGAGGAGTCCTGGCTGCTGGTCTCCTCGCTGAGCAATATGGAAGCCTACTTTGCCCAGCAGGAGAAGGCCCTGCACGAGGTGCGCGCCTCGCTCGAACATCAGGTCAGCGAAGCGCAGCTCGACGACGTGGCCTGA
- a CDS encoding siderophore-interacting protein, which translates to MTTSRYPQRVRNDLRFRELNVLRVERVSAGFQRIVLGGEALEGFSSRGFDDHSKVFFPEKGTTFVPPVVTDEGVDWGDSVRPQARDYTPLYDAARHELALDFFIHDGGVASSWAVEAKPGDTLSIGGPRGSLVVPEDYAWQLYVCDESGMPALRRRLEALRALPVRPEVHAVVTVADAACQDYLAHLSEFNISWVVGHNEQAVADRLATLSVPAEDYFIWLTGEGKVVKNLSRLFETDAIDQKLVRASAYWHAK; encoded by the coding sequence ATGACCACATCCCGCTACCCCCAACGTGTCCGTAACGACCTGCGCTTTCGCGAGCTGAACGTGCTCCGCGTTGAGCGCGTCAGCGCCGGTTTTCAGCGCATCGTGTTAGGCGGCGAGGCGCTGGAGGGCTTTAGCTCCCGCGGCTTCGACGACCATTCCAAGGTCTTTTTCCCGGAAAAGGGCACGACCTTTGTGCCGCCGGTGGTAACGGACGAGGGCGTGGACTGGGGTGATAGCGTGCGTCCGCAGGCGCGGGATTACACCCCGCTGTATGACGCGGCCCGTCACGAGCTGGCGCTCGACTTCTTTATCCATGACGGTGGGGTGGCAAGCAGCTGGGCGGTAGAGGCGAAGCCGGGAGATACTCTCTCCATCGGCGGCCCGCGCGGTTCGCTGGTGGTGCCGGAAGATTACGCCTGGCAGCTGTACGTCTGCGATGAGTCGGGCATGCCCGCGCTGCGCCGCCGTCTGGAGGCGCTGCGCGCGCTGCCGGTGCGCCCGGAGGTTCACGCCGTGGTGACCGTTGCCGATGCCGCCTGTCAGGACTATCTGGCCCACTTAAGCGAGTTCAACATCAGCTGGGTGGTGGGGCATAACGAGCAGGCGGTTGCGGATCGTCTGGCGACGCTCAGCGTGCCGGCAGAAGATTACTTTATCTGGCTGACCGGGGAAGGGAAGGTGGTGAAAAACCTGAGCCGCCTGTTTGAAACCGACGCCATCGATCAGAAGCTGGTGCGTGCCAGCGCATACTGGCACGCCAAATAA
- a CDS encoding PadR family transcriptional regulator: protein MRHSHGSDNHEHHHRGRGGEHHHGGGRRQRFFGHGELRLVILDILTRNASHGYELIKAIETLTQGNYTPSPGVIYPTLDFLQDQQFITLTEEETGRKKIEITLAGQQWLEENLEHLEHIQERVKARCVGFQLRKNPQMKRALDNFKAVLDLKVNQEETSDAQIKQIIGVIDRAALEISQLD, encoded by the coding sequence ATGCGACACTCTCACGGCAGCGACAACCACGAGCACCACCACCGCGGACGGGGCGGCGAGCACCATCACGGCGGCGGCCGCCGTCAGCGTTTCTTTGGGCACGGCGAATTACGCCTGGTGATCCTCGATATCCTGACCCGCAACGCCAGCCACGGCTACGAGCTGATCAAGGCGATTGAGACCCTGACTCAGGGCAACTACACGCCCAGCCCGGGCGTGATCTATCCGACGCTCGATTTTCTGCAGGATCAGCAGTTCATCACCCTCACCGAGGAGGAGACCGGGCGTAAAAAGATTGAAATTACCCTTGCCGGACAGCAGTGGCTGGAGGAAAACCTGGAGCATCTGGAGCACATTCAGGAGCGCGTCAAAGCACGCTGCGTGGGATTCCAGCTGCGTAAAAACCCGCAGATGAAGCGGGCGCTGGATAACTTCAAGGCGGTGCTGGATCTGAAGGTGAATCAGGAAGAGACCAGCGACGCGCAGATCAAACAGATTATCGGCGTGATCGACCGCGCGGCGCTGGAGATCTCCCAGCTGGATTAA
- a CDS encoding methyl-accepting chemotaxis protein: MFLHDVKIGTKLFLAFGFFIVLMGISASLSLLSLNRANNGMQSIITSDYPTTVKANQLIDNFQEFISTQQLMLLDDRGTYRAQSEQQLKAISERITGILGDLNSALQDKASQQVLSDIRGVRQQYLDSRYRILQAVQSNDRAGAIQEMMTNTLSLQQAYKAKVQELIAIQNTHMQRAGVEVDGDFRTNRLLLILITLFSVAVGSLMGWFIVRSITRPLGEAVNFAQSIADGDLTGNIASHGKDETGQLLSALMEMKNRLLEIVQQVQFGSENISTAAAQIVAGNQDLAARTEEQASSVEQTAASMEQITATVKNTASHTGEATHLSADAARVVKSNGEMMKQVTSKMRLINETSNRMSDIINLIDSIAFQTNILALNAAVEAARAGEHGRGFAVVAGEVRQLAQKSATSASEIRQLIESSTSQTQDGMALVEKASGLINGMVGNVEEMDGILREIRQASHEQTEGISQINSAIGLIDSTTQQNSALVEESVAAASSLNEQAINLKDLVKVFRVRAEATA; the protein is encoded by the coding sequence ATGTTCTTACATGACGTAAAAATCGGCACGAAATTATTTCTGGCGTTTGGGTTCTTTATTGTCCTGATGGGGATAAGTGCAAGTTTATCCCTGTTGAGCCTTAATCGGGCAAATAACGGGATGCAATCCATTATCACCAGCGATTATCCCACCACGGTAAAAGCGAACCAGTTAATCGACAACTTCCAGGAATTTATTAGCACCCAACAGCTCATGCTGCTGGACGATCGGGGCACGTACAGGGCCCAGTCAGAACAGCAGCTGAAGGCGATCAGCGAACGTATCACCGGGATCCTCGGCGACCTGAACAGTGCCCTGCAGGATAAAGCGTCCCAGCAGGTGCTGAGCGATATCCGCGGGGTACGCCAGCAGTATCTCGACTCCCGCTACCGTATCCTGCAGGCGGTGCAGAGCAACGATCGGGCGGGTGCGATTCAGGAGATGATGACCAATACCCTCAGCCTGCAGCAGGCCTATAAGGCGAAAGTGCAGGAGCTGATTGCCATACAGAACACACATATGCAGCGCGCAGGCGTGGAGGTAGACGGCGACTTCAGAACCAACCGCCTGCTGCTGATCCTTATCACTCTGTTCAGCGTGGCGGTGGGCAGCCTGATGGGATGGTTTATCGTGCGCTCGATTACCCGCCCGCTGGGCGAGGCGGTCAATTTTGCCCAGTCTATTGCCGATGGCGATCTCACCGGGAACATCGCGTCGCACGGTAAGGACGAAACCGGCCAGCTGCTCTCTGCGCTGATGGAGATGAAAAACCGTCTGCTGGAGATTGTGCAGCAGGTACAGTTCGGCTCGGAAAATATCTCCACCGCGGCGGCGCAGATTGTGGCGGGCAACCAGGATCTGGCCGCGCGGACGGAAGAGCAGGCCAGCTCCGTGGAACAGACGGCAGCGTCGATGGAGCAGATCACCGCGACGGTGAAAAACACCGCATCACATACCGGTGAAGCCACTCATCTCTCCGCAGATGCGGCTCGGGTGGTGAAAAGCAACGGCGAGATGATGAAGCAGGTCACCAGCAAAATGCGCCTGATTAACGAGACCTCCAACCGGATGTCCGACATCATCAACCTGATCGACTCCATCGCCTTCCAGACCAATATTCTGGCGCTGAACGCGGCGGTAGAGGCGGCGCGCGCGGGTGAACACGGCCGCGGCTTTGCGGTGGTGGCCGGTGAAGTTCGCCAGCTTGCCCAGAAGAGCGCCACCTCGGCCAGTGAAATTCGCCAGCTGATTGAGAGCTCAACCAGCCAGACCCAGGACGGGATGGCGCTGGTGGAAAAAGCCAGCGGGCTGATTAACGGCATGGTGGGTAACGTCGAGGAGATGGATGGCATCCTGCGCGAGATCCGCCAGGCAAGCCATGAGCAGACGGAAGGCATCTCGCAGATCAACAGCGCGATTGGCCTGATTGACTCCACCACCCAACAGAACTCCGCCCTGGTGGAGGAGTCTGTCGCGGCGGCCTCATCCCTTAACGAGCAGGCGATAAACCTGAAAGATCTGGTGAAAGTGTTCCGCGTTCGCGCAGAAGCCACCGCTTAA
- a CDS encoding PAS domain-containing methyl-accepting chemotaxis protein: MSPQRFVTQCEYPLNDDTTLMSTTDLHSYITQANDTFVQVSGYSLGELVGQPHNLVRHPDMPKAAFADMWYTLQQGEPWSGIVKNLRKNGDHYWVRANAVPMVRNGQTTGYMSIRVKATPEEIAAVEPLYKALNEGRCNKRVHKGLVVAKGWIGKLPAMPLRWRVRSVMNLLWLVLAGALFATGASWAAMGVSALVMLLGTMLFEQQIVRPVENVARQALKVATGERNSVEHLNRSDELGLTLRAVGQLGLMCRWLINDVSSQVVNVRDGSDQLAKGNDDLNDRTHQTVSNVKQTVETMNQLAMTVQNNTRTAVDADKLSIAASDAATEGGHAMQTVVNTMDEIADSTQRIGSITKLINDIAFQTNILALNAAVEAARAGEQGKGFAVVAGEVRHLASRSASAANDIRKLIDASASKVMSGSEQVHAAGRTMDDIVEKVQNVTRLIAEISQSTSEQASGLSELTRAVAELDSITQKNAALVETSAQVSAMVKHRAKRLEDAVTVLH, from the coding sequence ATGTCGCCTCAAAGATTTGTCACACAGTGTGAATACCCGCTGAATGATGACACCACCCTGATGTCCACCACCGATCTGCATAGCTACATTACCCAGGCCAATGACACCTTCGTCCAGGTAAGCGGGTACTCGCTGGGCGAACTGGTGGGTCAGCCGCACAACCTCGTTCGCCATCCTGACATGCCAAAAGCCGCCTTTGCCGACATGTGGTACACCCTGCAACAGGGGGAACCCTGGAGCGGTATCGTGAAGAACCTGCGTAAAAATGGCGATCACTACTGGGTGCGCGCTAACGCCGTGCCGATGGTGCGCAACGGCCAGACCACCGGGTATATGTCCATCCGCGTGAAAGCGACCCCGGAAGAGATTGCCGCCGTCGAACCTTTATATAAGGCACTGAATGAAGGGCGCTGTAATAAGCGGGTGCATAAGGGGCTGGTGGTGGCGAAAGGCTGGATCGGCAAGCTGCCGGCGATGCCGCTGCGCTGGCGGGTGCGCAGCGTGATGAACCTGCTGTGGCTGGTGCTGGCGGGAGCCCTGTTCGCCACCGGTGCGAGCTGGGCGGCAATGGGGGTCAGCGCGCTGGTGATGCTGCTGGGAACAATGCTGTTTGAGCAGCAGATTGTGCGTCCGGTCGAGAACGTGGCGCGTCAGGCGCTGAAGGTGGCAACCGGCGAGCGCAACAGCGTGGAGCATCTTAACCGCAGCGACGAGCTGGGGCTGACCCTGCGTGCGGTGGGGCAACTCGGCCTGATGTGCCGCTGGCTAATCAATGACGTCTCCAGCCAGGTAGTGAACGTGCGTGACGGCAGCGACCAGCTGGCGAAGGGGAATGATGACCTCAACGATCGCACCCACCAGACGGTGTCAAACGTGAAACAGACCGTGGAGACGATGAACCAGCTGGCGATGACGGTGCAGAACAACACCCGAACCGCGGTGGATGCCGATAAGCTCTCCATCGCCGCCAGCGACGCCGCCACCGAAGGCGGGCACGCGATGCAAACCGTGGTCAACACCATGGACGAGATTGCCGACAGCACCCAGCGTATCGGCTCGATCACCAAGCTGATTAACGACATTGCCTTCCAGACCAACATCCTGGCGCTGAACGCGGCGGTAGAAGCGGCCCGGGCGGGCGAGCAGGGGAAAGGCTTTGCGGTGGTGGCCGGGGAAGTGCGCCATCTGGCCAGCCGCAGCGCCAGTGCCGCCAACGATATCCGCAAGCTGATCGACGCCAGCGCCAGCAAAGTAATGTCGGGTTCCGAGCAGGTGCATGCCGCCGGACGCACGATGGACGATATCGTGGAGAAGGTGCAGAACGTCACCCGGCTGATCGCGGAGATCAGCCAGTCGACCTCGGAGCAGGCCTCCGGGCTGTCGGAGCTGACCCGCGCGGTAGCCGAACTGGATTCCATTACCCAGAAAAACGCCGCGCTGGTGGAAACGAGCGCGCAGGTTTCCGCAATGGTGAAGCACCGCGCGAAACGTCTGGAAGATGCCGTCACCGTGCTCCATTGA
- the ygjG gene encoding putrescine aminotransferase, whose amino-acid sequence MNRLPSSASALACTAHALNLIEKRTLDHEEMKQLNREVIDYFKEHVNPGFLEYRKSVTAGGDYGAVEWQAGSLNTLVDTQGQEFIDCLGGFGIFNVGHRNPVVVSAVQNQLAKQPLHSQELLDPLRAMLAKTLAALTPGKLKYSFFCNSGTESVEAAIKLAKAYQSPRGKFTFIATSGAFHGKSLGALSATAKSAFRKPFMPLLPGFRHVPFGDINAMRSALSECRKTGDDVAAVILEPIQGEGGVILPPVGYLPAVRQLCDEFGALLILDEVQTGMGRTGKMFACEHENVQPDILCLAKALGGGVMPIGATVATEEVFSVLFDNPFLHTTTFGGNPLACAAALATINVLLEQNLPAQAEQKGDMLLDGFRQLGREYPDLVQDARGKGMLMAIEFVDNETGYSFASEMFRQRVLVAGTLNNSKTIRIEPPLTLTVEQCEQVLKAARKALAALRVSVAEA is encoded by the coding sequence TTGAACAGGTTACCCTCCAGCGCGTCGGCCCTGGCCTGTACCGCGCACGCATTGAATCTCATTGAGAAGCGAACGCTTGATCATGAGGAGATGAAACAACTTAACCGCGAGGTGATTGATTACTTCAAAGAGCATGTAAATCCCGGGTTTTTGGAATACAGAAAATCTGTAACAGCAGGCGGGGATTACGGAGCCGTAGAGTGGCAGGCGGGGAGTCTGAATACGCTTGTCGACACCCAGGGACAGGAGTTTATAGATTGCCTGGGTGGATTTGGTATTTTCAACGTGGGGCACCGTAATCCAGTAGTGGTTTCCGCCGTACAAAATCAGCTTGCAAAACAACCCCTTCATAGCCAGGAACTGCTGGATCCCCTGCGGGCGATGCTGGCAAAAACGCTGGCGGCACTGACGCCAGGGAAACTGAAATACAGCTTCTTCTGTAACAGCGGCACGGAATCGGTCGAAGCGGCGATCAAACTCGCCAAGGCGTACCAGTCGCCGCGCGGGAAATTCACCTTTATTGCCACCAGCGGCGCTTTCCACGGCAAGTCGTTAGGTGCCCTCTCTGCCACGGCGAAATCCGCCTTCCGTAAGCCGTTTATGCCGCTGCTGCCGGGCTTCCGCCACGTGCCGTTCGGCGACATTAACGCCATGCGCTCCGCGCTGTCCGAATGCCGTAAAACCGGCGACGACGTGGCCGCGGTGATCCTCGAGCCTATCCAGGGCGAAGGCGGGGTGATCCTGCCGCCAGTGGGCTATCTGCCGGCGGTGCGTCAGCTGTGCGATGAGTTTGGCGCGCTGCTGATCCTCGACGAAGTGCAGACCGGGATGGGGCGTACCGGCAAGATGTTTGCCTGCGAGCACGAGAACGTGCAGCCGGACATTCTGTGCCTGGCCAAAGCGCTGGGCGGCGGCGTGATGCCGATCGGGGCCACGGTCGCCACCGAAGAGGTGTTCTCGGTGCTGTTCGACAATCCTTTCCTGCATACCACCACCTTTGGCGGTAATCCGCTGGCCTGTGCCGCGGCGCTGGCGACCATCAACGTGCTGCTGGAGCAGAACCTGCCCGCCCAGGCGGAGCAGAAAGGCGACATGCTGCTGGATGGCTTCCGCCAGCTGGGACGTGAATACCCGGACCTGGTGCAGGACGCGCGCGGCAAAGGGATGCTGATGGCGATTGAGTTTGTCGATAACGAAACCGGCTACAGCTTCGCGAGTGAGATGTTCCGCCAGCGGGTGCTGGTGGCGGGAACGCTCAACAACTCGAAAACCATTCGCATTGAACCGCCGCTGACGCTGACCGTTGAGCAGTGTGAGCAGGTGCTGAAAGCAGCCCGTAAGGCGCTGGCGGCGCTGCGGGTGAGCGTGGCTGAAGCGTAA